CTCCTCTATTTCTGGCCTCCGCTGTTGGAGATCAGCCTTAACCTCAAGCGGTCTCCCTCTCTCGCTTCGTTGCATATTCTTACTCTGGATTCGTCTGATTTTCGTGGAATTCAGTAGTCATTTGGGTTTCAGCACAATCTGTTTGGTTCTTTGACCTATTCTTTCTTTCTGTGTTTTATGGAGATTAGGGTTTCTTGTTAGTGCTTCGTGCTACCCTTTATTTGATTGTTTTTTTGGAAAACAATATTTTTCCGTTTTGTTTTCTTGTGATTTTAgtaaaaaattcttctttttttcatAGTATCTTTTGCTTACGTGAGATTCTTTAGATTTTGCGATTTGATCATCTGCTTGATTTTTTTCTGATTTTGTTTGCTTGGCTTTCGTACGATTGGGGGTTGACTGGGTCACTTCTTTTGAATGTTTTAGGTTGTTTCTAAGCTATAGGCGGGTTTTCCTTTCGAATCATCGTGCGAGTACCAAAGCGCGGCGATGTCTGCTTCCACTGCTGCAGCAATCGCGGCATCGCCGGCCACCAATAATGGTGCATCTCTGAGTTTAGATGCAGACACAAAATCGAATGCAAAGAGGAGAACGATGGTGGTCGTGGAGAAGAGGGTGAGTGCCGATGGGCTTGCTGAAGGGGCGATAAATGGGATTGTTAATGGGAAGGATCTAAGCCATACGATAAGGGGAGAATCTGTGATTGAGAGAAGAAAAGATTATTCACAGTTGAAGAAGCGGTTGATTGCTTCATCCACAGGATCCCCACGGCACAAGAAAGCAGCACCAAAACCTGGGAAATCCAAGTGGCAAACTGTCATTAGTGTCCTTACCAAGAACTGCTTGCTTCTTGCAGTCCTCGTATGGTTGGGGCAGACTATTTGGAGATGGAGTTTCAGCATAGGAGACAATGCGAACTCTTCACTTGCTGCTTTTGATTATGAAAGCAGGATTTCTGAAGTTGAGATATCTTTAAAGAAGACTGCTAAGATGTTGCAGGTACAACTAGATGTAGTAGATAAGAAAATTGGAAGTGAGATAGGGATTTTGACCAAAGAATTGTTGGAGAAAGTCGAAAAAAAAGGAACATTGTTTGAGGAGGAGTTGAAGAAGTTGGCAGCTAAAACTGATTCTTTGGACAAGTCTTTGGGCGAATTCAAGGACAAGGATCTGCTATCAAGGGAAGAATTTGAAACTCTTCTGACTGAGTTAAAAAACAGTAAAGGTGTAGACGATAGtaatatgaatttggatttggaTCACATTAGGATGTTTGCCAGGGATATTGTTTGGAAAGAGATAGAAAAGCATGCAGCTGATGGTCTTGGAAGGGTTGATTATGCTTTAGCTTCTGGTGGGGCCAAGGTGGTTAGGCATTCAGAGCCCTATGGTTTTGGCAAAGGTAACGGTTGGTTCACAACTGCTAAAGGTCGTAACAGAGTTCATGCTAGTGCAAACAAGATGCTGGAGCCTAGCTTTGGAGAACCTGGCCAGTGTTTTCCTCTTCAAGGAAGCAGTGGATTTGTTGAAATTAAGCTAAGAACAGGGATCATACCTGAGGCTGTCACGCTGGAGCATGTCTCTAAGGTAATTTTTTTTCTGCTCCTGCTGCATTCTAGTTTTCCATTTACATTAATGATGATTCTCATACAGCCATAAAATGTTTGAGCCTCTATTATGCGTctctatctatttttttatttgtcgGTGTGTTGCGTTTAACCTACACTTTCCTAGAATGATTAGCATGAGTGGTACAGGTGGAACCACCTAATGTCGATTTACTTGGGACTAATAATTATACGTCCTGAATGGGGATCTAGTGCCTTGATTTTGTAATTCCTTTTGTCAATTATGAGGCAATGCAAGAAAATGAAACGCTTAAACTGTTTTCATTTTCAGTTATGTTGCTTTGACTGAGGTTATACTGTGCTTCTCTTATTACAACTGCCATTTATATGCAGCTTGTTACCCATTTGCTTGCTTGGAGCCCTGGACACCTTGAAATCTTTTAATGAGTAGGTCGCTTCCTATATGTTGCTTGTCAACCTTTTGCATAAGGACTATTTTGAAATTCAAATTTCGTATCAGCTTTCTTAAaggtaaaatatttgaaataatttCAAGGTAAGAGAGATAGCTTATATAAATTAAACATAGATTTGAAAAAATGCAACACATGGTTCCTACATCAGATTCCTTTTGCTTATAATTACAAATCATGTACTTCTATTTTGTTGAAATGCACAAGCTAAGAGCTACCGTGTTTTATATGGAAATCAAAACTTACTAGGATGTGAGACAGCTGTGCTTAATTGTAGGTTTGATTATAACAGTCATCTAACTTTTACAAAATTGTGATCTTATGGTAAAATTAAGAAGACTGTTTGATTTTCCTTTTCTGGAAGTGTCTCAGGCGTCCAATGATAAGCGGTGGATTAAACATTGTTCCATGATGAATATTGTTGTTTGGAAATCTTTAAGATCTTTTCAGATACTACTTGTTTTATATAGGAACCTTAACTAAATTAATACTGTTTGAGGATCAAAGCTACAACTTTTTCTTGTTACACATGATTTAGGACTATGAAAGATGCCATCTTTATGTCAATTGAGTTTCTCACAGTAAATTGCATTAATCGCTGTGCCATCGAGTGGTACAGTAGCTGCTGTGAATTTGTCTGTAACAATCAGGAAGAACAATAACATAGACATAACATGAATAAAGTagcgaggaggaatctgaaagttggTGTTGCTTTTTAAGCAGTTTCTAATAATATGACTGCATAGCCTTTTAAGCAGTTCCTCTGAAACTTGGCTAAAATAGAAGTATGAGACTGAATGGTTGGATCTTGGAAACTGAGCGAATCAAGGATCCCAATAAACAAAGCACTCATGAAGAAGCTGGAAGGAACATGGATTCATATGATCATTCAGGTTCTCAAACTTAAAAgaaatcaccttttttttttttttttttgttgaacccTGCACATCATCATTCGTTTGTTTTTTCTAAAATCTACCATACGTTCCTCTAATATCCGAAGAAGGATGATGCTTAGGAGGGCTTCATGCTTTTTATCTTATACGCAGCAACAAATCTTGTGTTTCTAGAAGTTGCAATTCTTAGTTGGCCTCTCATGTTTGTGTGGTATGATTATTTCTAGTGAAACCTTATCTTGTTCTTTGCTTTGCTACTTCTCCTTGGAGCTCATCTCCACATATGGATTACTAACGTGCATCATGAGTCTGACTCCTGATGTCCCTTCTTGGAACGTGTATGGTATGCAGAGTGTGGCTTACGACAGATCGAGTGCCCCCAAAGATTGCCAGGTCTCTGCTTGGTTTGAATCCTCCGAGGAAGACCCATCTGGTGGTgtgaagaaggtttttgccttaacTGAGTTCTCCTACGACCTCGAGAAGAGCAACACACAAACGTTCGATGTAGAGGCGAGGGACTCCGGCGACGTCGTCAACATGGTTCGGCTCGACTTCACCTCCAACCATGGGAGTGCTGCTCTGACCTGCATCTATCGCTTCAGGGTGCACGGTCACGAGCCCAGTACATCTGCAACCATGGGTTTGCAGCCCTGAGGGAGCATGTTTTATGTTGTACCCACCCTTATTTTCTGATCGTAGGGCATCCTCTTCACATCTTCTCTCTGCTCCTTTTGTCTGAGAACAGATGGACTTGGGATCTTCTGATCATTTTGACCCCTTTCTGTTCTTGCGGGTAGCAGCAGCTGTTACACTGAGACGGTGCCATCTATTTTATTGCATGTACGAATGTGGAACATTCGTATTTTGTTCTCTCATCAGTATTCTTTTGGGGGATTCTTGTTATTGTGCAGTATGCAACTGAGAATGTCATCGTCATCATTCCAAGCGTCGAGGGATAGACAATAGCTTTTCCCGTGAGCTCACAGCCCGTTCGTGGCATCACAATGGAGGAATCCAATCACCAGGCAGGTAAGGTGAGACGGGCATTGGTAAGACTGTCCCAAAGATAATTTAACTCATATTGCTACTGTCGATGGTTGTCGACCTGTTAATACTCTGTTAATAGGAAGATTTAGTGGAACGCTAAACTGATGATACCTAACCGACATATGGCATGGCTAGCCAGCAAGTAGCTGTcctggtgattttttttttttttcataaataaactTTAGTGTTTATTTCTCCAAATATGAACTTAAAATATATTTCCATCTAAACTTTTGTATTATGCACATATTAATATTGGTTAGTCTTAGCACAGAAAGGATGACAACGGACAATGGAAGAAGATACACAGAGAGGGCAAAGAGAACATGAAGGTGTGATAAAAATTTAACCAGTTTATTATAAAATTCTTGGCCCCATCTTTATCATGAAGGTGTGAAAAAGATGACATGACAATGGAAAAGAAGCAATAGGCAAAGACCCATCTGATTTAGGATGAAATCTTCTAAACCCATAATGAACCCCAGGTGGGTAAAGATATAGTATCACCCATATAATAGGCAAAGTGCCCCAGATACTTAATAATTTCTAAAACCTAGGGCATAAAGTGAATTTTTCTGGAGAAATTGACAATTACTTTTTtgtatgataaaatttat
This genomic stretch from Musa acuminata AAA Group cultivar baxijiao chromosome BXJ3-9, Cavendish_Baxijiao_AAA, whole genome shotgun sequence harbors:
- the LOC103998202 gene encoding SUN domain-containing protein 1 encodes the protein MSASTAAAIAASPATNNGASLSLDADTKSNAKRRTMVVVEKRVSADGLAEGAINGIVNGKDLSHTIRGESVIERRKDYSQLKKRLIASSTGSPRHKKAAPKPGKSKWQTVISVLTKNCLLLAVLVWLGQTIWRWSFSIGDNANSSLAAFDYESRISEVEISLKKTAKMLQVQLDVVDKKIGSEIGILTKELLEKVEKKGTLFEEELKKLAAKTDSLDKSLGEFKDKDLLSREEFETLLTELKNSKGVDDSNMNLDLDHIRMFARDIVWKEIEKHAADGLGRVDYALASGGAKVVRHSEPYGFGKGNGWFTTAKGRNRVHASANKMLEPSFGEPGQCFPLQGSSGFVEIKLRTGIIPEAVTLEHVSKSVAYDRSSAPKDCQVSAWFESSEEDPSGGVKKVFALTEFSYDLEKSNTQTFDVEARDSGDVVNMVRLDFTSNHGSAALTCIYRFRVHGHEPSTSATMGLQP